GCGTGCTCCCCGCCGAGCAACACGGGGAACTTGCCGGCGTCAAGGATGCTTGAGGCTTGGGCGCTCACCCAGGAGACCATCTTCGGAGACGAGGCCATGGCGAGCGGCTCGGGCTGGGGCAGCGTGCAGATCCCGTGGCGATACGGTTCGGTGCCCAACTCGATGTCGTACCATTCGAGGTTGGCCGATGCGCGCAGGATCGCCTCGGGGCCGTACTCGGTGCCGGTCTGGTATGAAACTGTTTTCCCAAAGGGCGCGCTGTAGACGACGACTCCCGAGTGCTTCCACGTCGTGAATCGTTTCGGCAGCAGGCCGAAGCCGGGCAGCTCCGGGATCGTCTCGCGGGCGTTCCCGCTATTCGAGCGTGACATCGAAGAGCACCTGCGGTTCGAATAACCGGAGACCGTATTCGGCGCCGGCCGGCCAAAATTCGAGGCTGAAGCCGATCTGCTCGCCGAGCACGCAGTTGATCCCGGCCTGGGGGTCGCAGGGCACCATGAGTTCGAGCACAAACCGCTCGTCGGTCACGTTCCAGGCGAGCTTGACGTCCTCGGGCCGGATCACCGTGTTCTCGCTCCAGACGGTGTGCGCGCGGATCGTGTTGTCACAGTGGACGGTCCTGATCTCCGGCACCCCTTCGCGCATCACGGTGATCTCGATGTCGGAGTTGTCCGAGCCGACCGCGAGGCCGTCGTTGTTGCCGTCGAGCTCCAGGCGCAAGCGCATCGGCCGGTCGCTCGAGCGATAGGCAGCGGCCTGCTCGGGGGTCAGCTCCTGTTCGATGAGGAAGCACAGCCCCTCGTCGCGCCAGTTGACGCGCACGGCGCCCTTGAAGGCCGGGTCGTTGATGAGGCGGCTCGACTGCTCGTGCCACTCGTTGGCACCGAGCTGCCCATCGACAAGAATGTTAGTCTTGCGCGCCTTGGGCCACATCGGCACGAGAGGGAAGGCGTCGTTCGCGTCGGGGATCGTGTCGCCGTCCGTGTCGAGGCCGTACGGCTTCGGCCGGACATGGGGCAGGGCCGTGCGTGCTCCGAAGGTTTCGAAGTCGAGCGTGAGCCATTGGCTGAACATCACCTCAGCGAGATCACTCACACCGTCGCTGTCGCTGTCACTGCTGTTCGAACGCGTGCCGAAGCGTTTCTCGTCGAACGGGCAGCGCGGATCGTCGTCAGGAAAACCGTCGCTGTCCGCGTCGCGCACGAGGCGGATACTTCCGTAGAAATTGGCCAGGTAGGCATCCGGACTGAAGGTGCGTGCGATATACGCATTGCCGTCCCAGTGCATGCCGTAGTCGCCGATCAGGTCGTTGTCGTGAAAGTGGTTGAAGTGGTAGCGGTGGCCGAACGATCTCGCCATCATGTCGAGGACGTGACCGTATTCGTGCGTGAACAGCCATGCGGTATCGCCGCCGGCGTTGAACACACAGATCCCCGTGCCGCTGTAGGACGAGCCCCACGTGTTGCCTCCACTGCCCGACAGGACCCACCGCTTCGATGACGCGTCGTAGTGGCGCGCCCCGTAGACAATAACGGTGCCGCCGCCGGGGTCTCGGGGATCGTGGCCGCGGGCGGCCAGGAGTGCTTCGAGCTTCGTGCGGTCAGCATCCGGGAAGTAGGCGTAGCGCGAAAACGGGAAGCCTTCGTAGTGCTCGTCGATCTGGATGTAGTCGAACAGGAGGTTCATCTTGAGGTGGGAGTTGACCCAGAAGAAGCCGCGCGCCCGCTCGAGGTCGGTCTTGACTCGCGCAATCTGGTCGGCCGTCATCGGGCCGGGCTTCTCGGGTACGATCGGGTTGCCCATGTCGTCCTTCGGCAGCTCGTCGTCCTTTGGGACCTCGACGATGTCGGTAAACAGCACGACGCGCATCCTGAGGTCGAGGATGGCCGTCTGGCCCGAACGCGGTGCGGTCGTGACCACGCGCGCCTCGCAGAAGTGCTCGCGCGGATACGCGTGGCGCGTCGTGAGGTAGCGGTAGGCGTAGCGCGTGCCCGGATCGAGGCCCCCGAGGCGGACGCGGTGCCTGCGCATCGGCCTCTTCTGCTCGATGCGCGTCGGCAGCGTATGCGGGCCGAGGTAGGGGAATGGGCCGTCGAGCCGGCCGTACTCGAATACGATCGGGACCTCGTCGCGCGTGTCGTACTCGATCAGCGCCGAGTTCGATGTCACCTCGATGAGACGGTGGGCGAACGGCGCGTCGTGCGGCTGCCACCCCTCGGCGATCTGCCGGCGGCTGATCTGCACGGCGAAGCTCTGGGCGCGGTCAACGACGACGAGATTGCCCTGGCTGTCAAAGGCCATGCCGCGCGGCTCGATGAACCGGCCATTGGAGAAGTTGTCCGTCTCGTAGTAGGGCATCCAGTCTTCAGGTCCCGCCTTGAGCGGGCGGAGCGCCTCGGGATACTGGTCGAGCTGGGCCGTATCCACCTTGGCGACAAGCACGCGGTTGTGGATCGAGGTCGAGTTGTGCGACTGCAGGTACGCGATCTCGTTGTGCTTGCCATCGTAAGCGACGTCGCCCATCCACTCGTCCGTGTACCACTCCTTGGGCTCGGTGTACTTGAACGGGGCGGCAGTCTTCTTCGACGTGTCGTAGTGCCACACGCTGAAGAGGCCGACATGCTGATCGGCCACGACCAAGGCGCCGTCGCCGAGGACGCAGCCGCGCACCGGACGGTTGAGCGTGATCTTGCCTGAGACCGTTGCCGAGATCGGATCGGCTGGCGTGCCGCTGAGCCGCTTGGCCGAGTAGTTGCCCTCGCGGAACTGCATGATGTAGGCGCCGCTCGAGCCGAAGACCTGCACCCGTTTGTTGCCGGTGTCGAACACGATGATGTTGCCGTCGCGATCGACCGTGACTCCCTGGGGCGAGTGGCACTCGCCGGCTCGCGAGCCGGCCTTGCCGTCGCTGCCGATCGTGAACTGGTAGTGGCCGTCCTTATTGAAGACCTTGACGCAGTGGTTGCCCGTGTCCGCCACGACAATCTCGTCGTTGGGCCCGCAAGAGACACCCTCGGGCTTCTTGAGCGGGTTGACCCGGCGCTGGAGCGCCTCGATCACGCCAACGGGCTCGAAATCCTTGTCGAGTACGAGGACCCGGTCATTGCCCGTGTCGGCGATGATCTTGCGGTCGGCGCTGTCGATGGCGATGCCACACGGCCCGTTAAGGGCGGCCACGTAGCTCCGGTCCACGGACGTCTGGGACCGGGCCGTCTGTCCCGCGGCCACGGCAAGCGCCGACGCCGCGCTCAGCGCGAACACAAGCTTGACCTGTCTGGCCGTCATCCGCTACTCCTCCTTCGGTCCCTCGCTGTCGAGGCCTCCCTCTCAGACGGTTCCATGCCTATAGCACACTCGCCGCAGGGTGTCTATCGCCCTGGTGTGCGCAGGAATCTCGGAATCCCGGCGCGCCGCGCGTGTCCAGCCACAGCGCCGCTCAGCATGCCGCTAGCCCCCGGCAGGGAGGCAAGGATGATCCTGAAAGGACGATCTTGATCTGGCCCGCGGTTCCGTGTAGACTACGCACATCGGGTTTCTGCCGGCATGGTTTGGATGGGTTGATGCCGGTTCGGATCTGCCAGAAGGAGGGAGTCTCGTGCGATCGGCCGAATGGCGATTCGTGTGTCTATGCATCATCGGGTGTCTCGCCGTTGCCCAAGCCGGGGCGGCGACCCAATACATGGTGACCGAGCTCCTTGCGCCGTGCACGTATCCGCACCCGCTCTATGCGGACATCGGCGGTGCAGGCCACGTCGTTGGCGAGTGGTGCGACACCGGCCACTCGCGGAGCTACATCTGGCAAGGCGGTTCATGGACCGATCTCGGCGACCTCGGCGGCGGGGCGTGCTTCGCGATGGCCATCAACGCCTCGGGCCAGGTGGCCGGCAAGTCGCACATCGATTACGATACCGTGAACGCGTTTCGCTGGGAAGGTGGGGTCATGACTCCGCTCGGCACGTTGCCGGGCGCAAGCTACGAGGCGAGTGCAGGGCTTGACATCAACGCCGTCGGCGTTGTCGCCGGTTACTCTTACAGCGCATCGGGTTACGTGCGCCCGTGCCAGTGGATCGGGACGACGATCTCGGATCTCGGCACGCTTGGCGGCACCGAAGGGATCGCGCGGGGCCTCAACGACCAGGGCGAGATTGTCGGCAATGCGGACGTCGCTGGCGGCGTCGAGCATGCGTTCCTTTACCTGCCTGTCGCTGCCTATGGGCTCTCAGCCGGGATCAACGATCTCGGCACTTTCGGGGGCACGTCGAGCAAGGCGCTCCGGATCAACAACCAGGGGCAGATCGTCGGCGGCTCGGTCGACAAGAGCGGTTCCTGGCAGCCGTGGATCTGGGAGCTTGGCTCCATCACGCCGCTGGGTGGGCTTGGGGGAACCTACACGAGCCCCCAAGACCTGAACAACTCGGGCCTGGTCGTCGGCGGCTCCGGTACGGCCTCGGGTGACTGGCACGCCTTCCTTTGGGAGGGCGGCATGATGTGTGACCTGAATGACTCCATCGCCGGCGGCTCGGGGTGGATACTCGAAACCGCTTGCGG
This window of the Verrucomicrobiota bacterium genome carries:
- a CDS encoding PEP-CTERM sorting domain-containing protein; this encodes MRSAEWRFVCLCIIGCLAVAQAGAATQYMVTELLAPCTYPHPLYADIGGAGHVVGEWCDTGHSRSYIWQGGSWTDLGDLGGGACFAMAINASGQVAGKSHIDYDTVNAFRWEGGVMTPLGTLPGASYEASAGLDINAVGVVAGYSYSASGYVRPCQWIGTTISDLGTLGGTEGIARGLNDQGEIVGNADVAGGVEHAFLYLPVAAYGLSAGINDLGTFGGTSSKALRINNQGQIVGGSVDKSGSWQPWIWELGSITPLGGLGGTYTSPQDLNNSGLVVGGSGTASGDWHAFLWEGGMMCDLNDSIAGGSGWILETACGISDSGWIVGYGTLDGEARCFLLTPVPEPGLFLLMALGAAGLFVKARKV